The genomic stretch GCTCCAAGGTCTACAATGGCATTTAATTCATTTCTAATTTCTGCATCATCATGTTTAACTTTAATAACTTTTTTTATTCCTTTTGATAGTAATCTATAACCTCTATTAGTTGAGATAATATCTATTTTTTTTGCTTTTAATATCGCTATATCCTGTACTATAACCTGTCTTGAAACATCAAAAAGCTCTGCAAAATATGTACCACTTACAAGAGTTTCACTATTTTTTAATATCTCAAGTATTTTCTTTTCTCTTTCTTCCCTTTCAATCATCTGTATACCTCAAATTTTTCAAACTTAAATCTAA from Fusobacterium hwasookii encodes the following:
- a CDS encoding transcription repressor NadR; this encodes MIEREEREKKILEILKNSETLVSGTYFAELFDVSRQVIVQDIAILKAKKIDIISTNRGYRLLSKGIKKVIKVKHDDAEIRNELNAIVDLGASVEDVFVIHKTYGKIRVKLDIKSRRDVDLLVENINSKLSKPLKNLTDNYHYHTIIAENENIFKEVEDKLKELGILMEE